ACATGGCGCCAGTTCTTCCAATCTTCTCCCAATTTGTAGCCCGGCGCTCCTTCAATAGATGACATTAGCAAACGACTTAGAATTTGCTTTTTAATACGCATTCTGGCTAAACCTTCAAATCTTTTTTTAGAATAGTAAACTGCCGCGGCCCCCGGGGCGGAAAATGAGAGAATCTCGCCCCGATGCTTAACCTCTTTAATTAATGATTCAATAGAATTGCGCAAACCTTCCACTCCTTCAAAATAGGTCAGCTTGGGTTTATCGGCGCTTAAGTCGTATAGCTGCTCCAAAGCCGGATAAATCTCTTGGACTGCCGTTTTTTTAGCTTGAGCATATTCCACTAAAAACCGGGGATGCAAAGCTGCCCAGGTGGTTTTTTTGTTCTCCTTAAAGGTTTGGACCAGAGGGATAGCCAAAAACTTCTCTAATATCCGATAAAGAGTAGTGCGATCTACCTTAGATTGGCGGGAAACATCTAAAACGCTCCCTTTCCCGATCTCTAAAAGAGCCAAATAAGCCGCTGATTCCTTATCGGAAAAGCCACTTTCTTGCAGTAAAAATTCGATTTCTTTATTATCTTTGTGCATTTTTCGCACAACATTTTAAGTGGTATTTACTCCTATTGTAGCACATTATTCGTATATTTACAATTATTTTGTCTACATTATTAACATATTAATCAAATTCTATTATCCTAGAGCTAACAATCCCCACTTTTAAGGGGAATGGCTTATAGCATTAATCTAAGGAAGAGGATGAATAAACAAAATAACTGGTTAGTTGGATCTTTAGTGGCAATAGTCCTGATTGTAGCGGTTGTCTTGTGGTCTAACAGTATAAATACTGGCCAATCGACATCGGAGGGAACAATTAAGATCGGCGCTATTTATGCCCTCACCGGTCCAGCAGCTCAGTTCGGCCAAATGTCGATTCAGGGAGTCAAAGATGCTGTTGCTTATTTCACAGAAACCACTGGTAAAAAAGTGGAATTAATAGCTGAAGATAGTATGGGCGACCCCAAAACAGGAACTATTGCAGCAACTAAACTTTTTACAGTAGATAAAATTAAAATAGCTGTAGTTGGCATGAGCGGTGTTTCAGCCGCAATATCTCCTATCGCTGAGAAAGAAAAGAGTTTACTGATCTCTGACGCAGCTTTATTGGGCCTGACTAAAGACAAACATTATACTTTGCAAAACTTTATGCCATCGTTATCAGACATCGCCAAACAAGTTAATAACAATACCGCGTGGAAAAAAGTATCAGTGGTTTATATTAACGATGAGTTCGGTAATCTGTGGGGAAAAAATATCAAGAATAATCTGAATACAGATAAAACTGTTCAAGATGTTTCTTTCGAAAAAACCACTGCCGATTATCGCACCGGGGCCTTAAAGATTAAACAATTTAATCCGGATGTGATGGTGGTAGTGGGCTATGGATCTGCCCTTAACCAAGTATTCGCTGATCTTACTGTTAATCAGATTACTACACCGATAATATCATACCTAGCCTGTACATTACCGGGCGTTCTTACCGATAAGAAATTTTCTTTAGAGGGACAATATAGTTACGAATATCCTCCGATCAGCAATAAAACCATCAACGATTGGATTATTAAAAATGGTCGGAGCGTGAATACCTTCTACATCGGTGCTTTTGAGAATACTTTACTAGCCTTAACTGCTGCTCGAAAAACAGGCAGTAATCCGGATAATATGATTAGTTATCTCAAACGCAACACGACTCCTGGGCTTTGGGGAGATGTAAAATTTGATAATACAGGGATGGTTAACAGAGATCTTGTGCTGACAAAAATTGCCAATGGCGTTTGTGTGCCAGTTATCAAGTAATTCTTTTAGTTAAAACATTAATCAAAAACCGCAAATTAACTTTGCGGTTTTTTTAATCTAACAAAATGAATTTTAGATGAATTTGCTGACTACTTGATTCAGCCAAGTGCCGACAATGGTGTGGTCAACCGCATAATTCAGAGCAAACAAAGCTACTAGCATAATGACCGCCACAATCAGCAGGGTGATGAGATCGTGCCGAATAATGGCATGTTTTTGGTTGTGCGCCGCCGCCAAAGTGCCTTCAGCAGCTGAGCCGGATATGGCACTGGCTATAGGAGTTGCGGACATACCAATATGCTGATTGGTCTGCTGGTATAACCCGCTTAATCTTTCGATCTCCTTAGCTGTCTTTTTGAATTTTTTCGCCATAGGACTACATATTAATTAGTAAATATATTGTATCACAACCAATAAAGCTAATCTAAACAGAAAATTACCTCAACAAAAAGCCCCTTTTTCAGGGGCGTTTAATCTGGTGGGAATTAAGTGATGTCAGTTGAGCGACAAGGGCGTGACCTTCCAATAATAAAAGATCGAATGGTTCCAGATAGCCGGATCTCCTATTGTATCGGCCAACTTCTCGATCACTTCCCACCTGCCATATGGGCCAGGATCGCTTAGATCATACCTGG
Above is a window of Patescibacteria group bacterium DNA encoding:
- a CDS encoding helix-turn-helix domain-containing protein, with the protein product MHKDNKEIEFLLQESGFSDKESAAYLALLEIGKGSVLDVSRQSKVDRTTLYRILEKFLAIPLVQTFKENKKTTWAALHPRFLVEYAQAKKTAVQEIYPALEQLYDLSADKPKLTYFEGVEGLRNSIESLIKEVKHRGEILSFSAPGAAAVYYSKKRFEGLARMRIKKQILSRLLMSSIEGAPGYKLGEDWKNWRHVKLVDAKQFPFKASIDIWNNKIAIMTTKDRPIGVVIEDKTIADTMRSIFELCWQKIPDQE
- a CDS encoding ABC transporter substrate-binding protein, yielding MNKQNNWLVGSLVAIVLIVAVVLWSNSINTGQSTSEGTIKIGAIYALTGPAAQFGQMSIQGVKDAVAYFTETTGKKVELIAEDSMGDPKTGTIAATKLFTVDKIKIAVVGMSGVSAAISPIAEKEKSLLISDAALLGLTKDKHYTLQNFMPSLSDIAKQVNNNTAWKKVSVVYINDEFGNLWGKNIKNNLNTDKTVQDVSFEKTTADYRTGALKIKQFNPDVMVVVGYGSALNQVFADLTVNQITTPIISYLACTLPGVLTDKKFSLEGQYSYEYPPISNKTINDWIIKNGRSVNTFYIGAFENTLLALTAARKTGSNPDNMISYLKRNTTPGLWGDVKFDNTGMVNRDLVLTKIANGVCVPVIK